One Williamsia phyllosphaerae DNA segment encodes these proteins:
- the trpC gene encoding indole-3-glycerol phosphate synthase TrpC, whose protein sequence is MNTPTVLDSIIDGVKADVAAREAVLDFAAVKAAAAAAAAPIDANAALRETGIGVIAEVKRASPSRGALASIADPAALAKAYESGGARMISVLTEQRRFGGSLDDLDAVRAAVDIPVLRKDFIVGPYQIHEARAHGADVILLIVAALEQNVLASLLDRTESLGMTALVEVHTEEEADRALQAGARVVGVNARNLKTLEVDTDTFARIAPGLPTETIRIAESGVRGTADLLAYAGAGADAVLVGEGLVTSGDPRAAVRELVTAGTHPSCPKPVR, encoded by the coding sequence ATGAACACCCCGACAGTCCTCGACTCGATCATCGATGGTGTGAAAGCCGATGTGGCCGCCCGTGAGGCGGTTCTCGACTTCGCCGCCGTCAAGGCCGCCGCCGCCGCCGCCGCCGCGCCCATCGACGCCAACGCCGCCCTGCGCGAGACCGGTATCGGCGTCATCGCGGAGGTCAAGCGCGCGAGCCCGTCCCGTGGAGCCCTGGCCAGCATCGCCGACCCCGCCGCGCTGGCCAAGGCCTACGAGAGCGGCGGTGCGCGCATGATCAGCGTGCTGACCGAGCAGCGCCGCTTCGGAGGTTCGCTCGACGACCTGGACGCGGTACGCGCGGCTGTCGACATCCCTGTTCTCCGTAAGGATTTCATCGTCGGTCCGTACCAGATCCACGAGGCCCGTGCGCACGGCGCCGACGTGATCCTGCTGATCGTCGCGGCCCTGGAACAGAACGTGCTGGCGTCCCTGCTCGACCGCACGGAGTCACTCGGCATGACCGCGCTCGTCGAGGTCCACACCGAGGAGGAGGCGGACCGCGCGCTGCAGGCGGGCGCCCGTGTCGTCGGCGTCAACGCGCGCAACCTCAAGACCCTCGAGGTCGACACCGACACGTTCGCCCGGATCGCCCCGGGACTGCCGACCGAGACCATCCGGATCGCCGAATCCGGTGTCCGCGGCACCGCCGACCTGCTCGCGTACGCGGGTGCCGGGGCGGATGCGGTGCTCGTCGGTGAGGGCTTGGTCACCAGCGGTGACCCGCGCGCCGCGGTGCGTGAACTGGTCACCGCGGGTACGCACCCGTCGTGCCCCAAGCCGGTTCGCTGA
- a CDS encoding TIGR02234 family membrane protein — translation MSTPAGAPAPTAADVAHRRRSLTIASVLLAVAAAALWGSSRLSWASLVAADGIGVPRDFTVRGSDWSSYLTPLAIVLLAAIAAAVSLRGWGLRILAVIVALIGVASVAPAISLLTGDSGGTYAAKSIDLPGRYQVTSIETHPLAAVLVFVSGLFAVAAAVVIMRAARGAVGLSSKYKSPAARRADLEEQIFADRCSTTGSTDTKSDPGPERGADAPESTEGDGGGLNERMLWDALDNGADPTASTSDETDPRHRPDAAGGADDGPR, via the coding sequence ATGAGCACACCCGCCGGCGCCCCCGCGCCCACCGCCGCCGACGTCGCCCACCGCCGCCGATCGCTCACCATCGCGTCGGTACTGCTGGCGGTGGCCGCCGCGGCGCTGTGGGGGAGCTCGCGACTGTCCTGGGCGAGCCTGGTCGCCGCCGACGGGATCGGCGTCCCCCGGGACTTCACCGTCCGCGGTTCCGACTGGAGCAGTTACCTGACCCCGCTGGCCATCGTCCTCCTCGCGGCCATCGCCGCGGCGGTGTCGTTGCGGGGATGGGGCCTGCGCATCCTGGCGGTGATCGTCGCGCTGATCGGGGTCGCGAGCGTCGCTCCGGCCATCTCGCTGCTCACCGGCGACAGCGGCGGCACCTACGCCGCGAAGTCCATCGACCTGCCCGGTCGCTATCAGGTGACCTCGATCGAGACCCACCCCCTGGCCGCTGTCCTCGTCTTCGTCTCCGGACTGTTCGCGGTCGCGGCGGCGGTGGTCATCATGCGCGCCGCCCGCGGCGCGGTCGGCCTGTCGTCGAAGTACAAGTCGCCCGCGGCACGTCGCGCCGACCTCGAGGAACAGATCTTCGCCGACCGGTGCTCGACCACCGGCTCCACCGACACCAAGTCGGATCCCGGACCGGAACGCGGCGCCGACGCGCCGGAGTCGACCGAGGGCGACGGTGGGGGACTGAACGAACGGATGCTGTGGGATGCGCTCGACAACGGCGCCGATCCGACCGCGTCGACGTCGGACGAGACGGATCCGCGGCACCGTCCCGATGCGGCGGGCGGAGCCGATGACGGCCCTCGCTGA
- the trpB gene encoding tryptophan synthase subunit beta, which produces MTTDHAHPGIDVPELPTASAGLSTRTDSDPDARGYFGSFGGRHVPEALMGVIDEVTTTFEKIRTDDDFLAELDRLQKDYSGRPSPLFEATRLRAHAGGARIFLKREDLNHTGSHKINNVLGQALLAQRMGKTRVIAETGAGQHGVATATACALLGLECIVYMGRVDTERQALNVARMRLLGASVVAVDNGSATLKDAINEAMRDWVTNAHNTYYCFGTAAGPHPFPLMVRDLQRIVGMEARAQIQDQTGRLPDAVVACVGGGSNAIGIFHPFIGDADVRLVGYEAAGDGVETGRHAATFSGGTPGAFQGAYSYLLQDEDGQTTESHSISAGLDYPGVGPEHAHLLETGRAEYRPVTDSQAMDALSLLSKTEGIIPAIESAHAIAGALTLGAELGDGAIILVNLSGRGDKDVDTAARWFGLLDDAGAEVSDSADTGELR; this is translated from the coding sequence ATGACGACCGATCACGCCCATCCCGGCATCGACGTCCCCGAGCTGCCCACGGCGAGCGCAGGACTGTCCACCCGGACCGACTCCGACCCCGACGCCCGGGGGTACTTCGGCTCGTTCGGCGGCAGGCACGTCCCCGAGGCACTGATGGGCGTCATCGACGAGGTCACCACGACCTTCGAGAAGATCCGTACCGACGACGACTTCCTCGCCGAGCTGGACCGTCTGCAGAAGGACTACAGCGGCCGTCCGTCGCCGTTGTTCGAGGCCACGCGTCTGCGCGCACACGCAGGTGGTGCCCGCATCTTCCTCAAGCGGGAGGATCTCAACCACACCGGTTCCCACAAGATCAACAACGTGCTGGGTCAGGCCCTGCTCGCACAGCGCATGGGCAAGACCCGCGTCATCGCCGAGACCGGCGCCGGCCAGCACGGTGTGGCCACCGCGACCGCGTGCGCGCTGCTCGGTCTCGAGTGCATCGTCTACATGGGCCGCGTCGACACCGAACGGCAGGCGCTCAACGTCGCGCGGATGCGGCTGCTCGGTGCGTCGGTCGTCGCCGTCGACAACGGCTCGGCCACCCTCAAGGACGCGATCAACGAGGCCATGCGCGACTGGGTGACGAACGCGCACAACACCTATTACTGCTTCGGGACCGCTGCCGGGCCGCATCCGTTCCCGCTGATGGTCCGCGACCTGCAGCGGATCGTGGGCATGGAGGCACGCGCGCAGATCCAGGACCAGACCGGGCGCCTCCCGGACGCCGTCGTCGCCTGCGTCGGCGGTGGCTCCAACGCCATCGGCATCTTCCACCCGTTCATCGGTGACGCCGACGTCCGCCTCGTCGGATACGAGGCCGCCGGTGACGGCGTCGAGACCGGTAGGCACGCGGCGACATTCAGCGGTGGCACCCCCGGTGCGTTCCAGGGGGCCTACTCCTACCTGCTGCAGGACGAGGACGGACAGACCACTGAGTCCCACTCGATCTCGGCGGGTCTGGACTATCCCGGCGTCGGACCCGAGCACGCACACCTGCTCGAGACCGGGCGCGCCGAGTACCGGCCCGTCACCGACTCGCAGGCCATGGACGCCCTGTCGCTGCTGTCGAAGACCGAGGGGATCATCCCCGCCATCGAATCCGCACACGCGATCGCCGGTGCGCTGACGCTGGGCGCCGAACTCGGTGACGGCGCCATCATCCTGGTGAACCTGTCCGGCCGCGGGGACAAGGACGTCGACACGGCCGCACGCTGGTTCGGTCTGCTCGACGACGCCGGTGCCGAGGTCTCCGATTCCGCCGACACGGGAGAGCTGCGCTGA
- the trpA gene encoding tryptophan synthase subunit alpha: MNPAPTSASRLAPVFADARAENRSTLIGYLPVGFPDLDTSLSLLRDLVSAGCDIVELGIAYSDPVMDGPTIQNAADVALRSGVRVSDVFTACQTVADAGAAPVVMTYWNPVLRYGVDAFSRDLAASGGLGLITPNLIPEEADEWIGAAESHDLDRIFLVAPSSSEERLAMTAQASRGFVYAASTMGVTGARDAVSNAAPELCSRVRTHSDIPIGVGLGVRSREQAAEIAAYADGVIVGSALVTAVNEGGNALTTLVAELAEGVRSATVAR, translated from the coding sequence ATGAACCCCGCACCCACCTCCGCCTCGCGTCTGGCCCCGGTCTTCGCCGACGCCCGTGCGGAGAACCGCAGCACGCTCATCGGTTACCTGCCGGTCGGCTTCCCCGACCTGGACACCTCGCTCTCGCTGCTGCGTGACCTGGTCAGCGCAGGCTGCGACATCGTCGAACTCGGTATCGCCTACTCCGATCCGGTCATGGACGGCCCGACGATCCAGAACGCCGCCGACGTGGCGCTGCGTTCCGGCGTCCGCGTCTCCGACGTGTTCACCGCGTGCCAGACCGTTGCCGACGCCGGTGCCGCACCGGTGGTGATGACCTACTGGAACCCGGTGCTGCGCTACGGCGTCGACGCGTTCTCCCGGGACCTCGCCGCCTCGGGTGGCCTCGGTCTGATCACCCCGAACCTGATCCCGGAGGAGGCCGACGAGTGGATCGGCGCCGCCGAATCACACGACCTCGACCGGATCTTCCTCGTCGCCCCGTCCTCGTCCGAGGAGCGTCTGGCGATGACCGCGCAGGCGAGCCGCGGGTTCGTCTACGCCGCATCGACGATGGGCGTCACCGGTGCCCGTGACGCCGTCTCGAATGCCGCGCCCGAACTGTGCTCCCGTGTGCGCACGCACTCCGACATCCCCATCGGCGTCGGCCTGGGTGTACGCAGCCGGGAACAGGCCGCGGAGATCGCTGCGTACGCCGACGGTGTCATCGTCGGATCGGCTCTGGTCACCGCGGTCAACGAGGGCGGCAACGCCCTGACGACGCTGGTGGCCGAGCTGGCCGAGGGTGTCCGTTCGGCTACTGTGGCACGGTGA
- the gltB gene encoding glutamate synthase large subunit, with translation MLFSALPDAQGLYDPDAESDSCGVAMVCDIHGRRSHGVVADGLLALENLDHRGAAGAEVTSGDGAGILIQLPDELLRAVTDFDLPEPADDGAHTYAAGICFLPVDETARKAACARIAAIADEEGVTVLGWRVLPVDPDLADVGATARGCMPVIWQLFVTATDTDGRPVSGIGLDRAVYPLRKRAEQLTEEIAGDGSGIYIASLSARTITYKGMLTTSQLPAFYPDLRDGRCQSAIAIVHSRFSTNTFPSWPLAHPFRFIAHNGEINTVRGNRNRMRAREAMLASDLIPGDLRRLFPICTPEASDSASLDEVLELLHLGGRSVPHSVMMMVPEAWENVADMDPDRRAFCQFHGSLMEAWDGPACVTFTDGTVVGAVLDRNGLRPGRWWRTTGGRVILASEAGVLEIPTEQVVSKGRLEPGKMFLVDTAAGRIVGDDEVKADLIGAQPYAEWLHAGLLEIATLPDRPRFVPTHESVVRRQVSFGYTEEDLRILLTPMAAGGTEPLGSMGTDTPVAVLSRRSRLLYDYFVELFAQVTNPPLDAIREEIVTSMARVMGPEHNLLEPGAASCRQIVLPWPVLDNDELAKIVHINDDGNHRGLAAKVLRAHFDVTGGGEALAHALEDLRVRASAAIADGHATLVISDRESDPDHAPIPSLLAVSAVHHHLVRTRQRTQVALVVETGDAREVHHLALLIGFGAAAVNPYLAFESIEDLIREGELTGVPATAAVRNYLQALGKGVLKVMSKMGISTVSSYTGAQCFEAVGLSRSLVDEYFTRTVSRIEGVGLDELAEEVAIRHRRAFPDNPTEQVHRRLEVGGEYQYRREGELHLFTPETVFLLQHATISGKEEVYRRYSDEVNRLSAEGGTLRGLFGFTTGEREPVPLHEVESVESIMTRFNTGAMSYGSISAEAHETIAIAMNSIGGRSNSGEGGEDTDRLYDPRRRSAVKQVASGRFGVTSDYLTNATDIQIKMAQGAKPGEGGQLPAYKVYPWIAKTRHSTPGVALISPPPHHDIYSIEDLAQLIHDLKNANSDARIHVKLVSAVGVGTVAAGVSKAHADVVLISGHDGGTGASPLTSLKHAGTPWEIGLADAQQTLMLNGLRDRITVQCDGALRTGRDVMIAALLGAEEYGFSTAPLIVAGCIMMRVCHLDTCPVGVATQNPMLRARFTGQAEHIVNFFRFIAQDVREHLAMLGFRTLDEAIGRADALHTADGVAHWKSRGIDLTPIFAMPEVPGSRRRITGQEHGLDKALDQTLMQLAEGALEDAHPVTLELPVRNVNRTVGTLLGAEVTRRYGAAGLAPDTITVRLTGSAGQSLGAFLPPGVTIDLQGDANDYVGKGICGGRVIVRPGPGATYVAEDQVIAGNTLLYGATSGELFLRGRVGERFSVRNSGAVAVVEGVGDHACEYMTGGRVVILGPTGRNLAAGMSGGVAYVHDLDPSKVNHAMVDLQRPDPDDLTWLRERITEHTELTGSAVGASVLADWPRRCLAFTKVMPTDYRRVLDAARMARAEGRDVDSAIMEAARG, from the coding sequence GTGTTGTTCTCAGCGCTGCCCGACGCCCAGGGGTTGTACGACCCCGACGCCGAATCCGATTCGTGTGGCGTCGCCATGGTCTGCGACATCCACGGTCGGCGATCCCACGGCGTGGTCGCCGACGGACTGCTCGCCCTGGAGAACCTCGATCATCGTGGTGCGGCGGGCGCCGAGGTCACCAGTGGTGACGGTGCGGGCATCCTGATCCAACTCCCGGACGAGTTGCTGCGCGCGGTCACCGACTTCGACCTGCCGGAACCGGCCGACGACGGCGCCCACACCTACGCCGCTGGCATCTGCTTCCTCCCGGTCGACGAGACCGCCCGCAAGGCGGCCTGCGCCCGGATCGCCGCCATCGCCGACGAGGAGGGGGTCACCGTCCTCGGGTGGCGGGTACTGCCGGTCGATCCCGACCTCGCCGACGTGGGGGCCACCGCCCGCGGATGCATGCCGGTCATTTGGCAGCTCTTCGTGACGGCCACCGACACCGACGGCCGGCCGGTGTCCGGCATCGGTCTCGACCGCGCGGTCTACCCGCTGCGCAAACGGGCCGAGCAGCTGACCGAGGAGATCGCCGGGGACGGCAGCGGCATCTACATCGCTTCGCTGTCCGCACGCACCATCACCTACAAGGGCATGCTGACCACCTCGCAGCTGCCCGCGTTCTACCCCGACCTGCGCGACGGACGGTGCCAGAGCGCGATCGCCATCGTGCACTCCCGCTTCTCCACCAACACCTTCCCCTCGTGGCCGCTCGCGCATCCGTTCCGGTTCATCGCCCACAACGGCGAGATCAACACCGTGCGCGGCAACCGCAACCGCATGCGGGCCCGCGAGGCAATGCTCGCCAGTGACCTCATCCCGGGTGATCTGCGCAGGCTGTTCCCGATCTGCACCCCGGAGGCGTCGGACTCGGCGTCGCTCGACGAGGTCCTCGAGTTGCTGCACCTCGGGGGCCGCAGCGTCCCGCACAGCGTGATGATGATGGTCCCCGAGGCGTGGGAGAACGTCGCGGACATGGACCCGGACCGTCGTGCGTTCTGTCAGTTCCACGGCTCGCTGATGGAGGCCTGGGACGGCCCCGCCTGCGTCACCTTCACCGACGGCACCGTGGTCGGGGCGGTGCTCGACCGCAACGGTCTGCGTCCGGGCCGCTGGTGGCGCACCACCGGTGGCCGGGTGATCCTCGCGTCGGAGGCCGGTGTGTTGGAGATCCCCACCGAACAGGTGGTGTCCAAGGGACGCCTGGAGCCGGGGAAGATGTTCCTCGTCGACACCGCGGCCGGACGCATCGTGGGCGACGATGAGGTCAAGGCCGACCTCATCGGCGCGCAGCCGTACGCCGAGTGGTTGCACGCCGGGCTGCTCGAGATCGCTACGCTGCCCGACCGCCCACGGTTCGTCCCGACCCACGAGTCGGTGGTGCGCAGGCAGGTGTCGTTCGGGTACACCGAGGAAGATCTCCGGATCCTGCTGACGCCGATGGCCGCGGGCGGGACCGAGCCGCTCGGGTCGATGGGCACCGACACCCCGGTCGCGGTGCTGTCCCGACGCTCGCGGCTGCTCTACGACTACTTCGTCGAACTGTTCGCGCAGGTCACGAACCCGCCGCTGGACGCGATCCGTGAGGAGATCGTGACGTCGATGGCCCGCGTCATGGGTCCCGAGCACAACCTTCTCGAGCCCGGCGCGGCGTCGTGTCGCCAGATCGTGCTGCCGTGGCCCGTGCTCGACAACGACGAACTCGCCAAGATCGTCCACATCAACGACGACGGCAACCACCGCGGGTTGGCGGCCAAGGTCCTGCGCGCGCACTTCGACGTCACCGGCGGCGGGGAGGCGCTGGCGCACGCCCTCGAGGACCTGCGTGTCCGTGCGAGCGCGGCGATCGCCGACGGCCACGCCACCCTGGTGATCAGCGACCGCGAGTCCGATCCCGACCACGCCCCGATACCGTCGCTGCTGGCGGTGTCGGCCGTCCACCACCACCTGGTGCGCACCAGGCAGCGCACTCAGGTGGCGCTGGTGGTCGAGACCGGCGACGCCAGGGAGGTCCACCACCTCGCGCTGCTCATCGGTTTCGGGGCGGCCGCGGTCAACCCCTATCTGGCGTTCGAGTCCATCGAGGACCTCATCCGGGAGGGCGAGCTCACCGGCGTGCCCGCCACCGCGGCCGTGCGCAACTATCTCCAGGCGCTCGGCAAGGGCGTGCTCAAGGTGATGAGCAAGATGGGGATCTCGACGGTCAGCTCCTACACCGGCGCACAGTGTTTCGAGGCGGTGGGCCTGTCGCGGTCCCTGGTCGACGAGTACTTCACCCGGACCGTGTCGCGGATCGAGGGCGTCGGACTCGACGAACTCGCCGAGGAGGTCGCGATCCGGCACCGCCGCGCGTTCCCGGACAACCCCACCGAGCAGGTCCACCGACGGCTCGAGGTCGGCGGCGAATACCAGTACCGACGCGAGGGTGAGCTGCACCTGTTCACCCCCGAGACGGTCTTCCTGCTGCAGCACGCCACCATCAGCGGCAAGGAGGAGGTCTACCGCCGCTACAGCGACGAGGTCAATCGGCTCTCCGCCGAGGGCGGGACACTGCGCGGACTCTTCGGCTTCACGACCGGGGAGCGGGAGCCGGTGCCACTGCACGAGGTCGAGTCGGTCGAGTCGATCATGACCCGATTCAACACCGGGGCGATGAGCTACGGCTCGATCTCCGCCGAGGCGCACGAGACGATCGCGATCGCGATGAACAGCATCGGTGGCCGCTCGAACTCCGGTGAGGGTGGCGAGGACACCGATCGCCTCTACGACCCACGACGGCGCAGCGCGGTCAAGCAGGTCGCGTCGGGCCGGTTCGGCGTCACCAGCGACTACCTCACCAACGCCACCGACATCCAGATCAAGATGGCGCAGGGCGCGAAACCCGGTGAGGGTGGCCAGCTCCCGGCGTACAAGGTGTACCCGTGGATCGCCAAGACCCGGCACTCGACGCCCGGCGTCGCGCTCATCTCGCCGCCGCCGCACCACGACATCTACTCGATCGAGGACCTCGCCCAGCTCATCCACGACCTCAAGAACGCCAACTCCGACGCGCGCATCCACGTCAAGCTGGTCAGTGCCGTGGGTGTGGGCACCGTCGCCGCGGGGGTCTCCAAGGCGCACGCCGATGTGGTGCTCATCTCCGGGCACGACGGCGGCACCGGCGCATCACCGTTGACGTCGCTCAAACACGCGGGCACACCGTGGGAGATCGGCCTGGCCGACGCGCAGCAGACGTTGATGCTCAACGGGTTACGCGATCGGATCACCGTGCAGTGCGACGGCGCGCTACGCACCGGTCGCGACGTGATGATCGCCGCGCTGCTCGGGGCCGAGGAGTACGGCTTCTCCACCGCGCCACTGATCGTGGCGGGATGCATCATGATGCGGGTCTGCCACCTCGACACCTGCCCGGTCGGCGTCGCGACCCAGAACCCGATGCTGCGGGCACGGTTCACCGGCCAGGCCGAACACATCGTCAACTTCTTCCGCTTCATCGCCCAGGACGTGCGGGAGCATCTGGCGATGCTGGGGTTCCGCACCCTCGACGAGGCGATCGGTCGCGCCGACGCGCTGCACACCGCCGACGGGGTGGCGCACTGGAAGAGCAGGGGTATCGATCTCACCCCGATCTTCGCGATGCCCGAGGTGCCCGGTTCGCGACGTCGGATCACCGGGCAGGAGCACGGCCTGGACAAGGCCCTCGACCAGACGCTGATGCAGCTCGCCGAGGGGGCCCTCGAAGATGCGCACCCGGTCACCCTCGAGCTGCCCGTGCGCAACGTCAACCGCACCGTGGGCACCTTGCTCGGCGCCGAGGTCACCCGCCGCTACGGCGCGGCCGGGCTCGCCCCGGACACGATCACGGTCCGGCTGACCGGGTCGGCCGGACAGTCCCTCGGCGCGTTCCTGCCGCCCGGTGTCACCATCGATCTGCAGGGCGACGCCAACGACTACGTCGGCAAGGGCATCTGCGGCGGGCGGGTGATCGTCCGACCCGGTCCGGGCGCGACCTACGTCGCCGAGGACCAGGTGATCGCGGGCAACACCCTGCTCTACGGCGCCACCTCCGGGGAGCTGTTCCTGCGGGGGCGCGTCGGGGAGCGGTTCTCGGTCCGGAACTCCGGGGCGGTGGCGGTGGTCGAGGGTGTCGGCGACCATGCCTGCGAGTACATGACCGGGGGACGGGTGGTGATCCTCGGGCCCACCGGCCGCAACCTCGCCGCGGGCATGTCGGGGGGTGTCGCCTACGTCCACGACCTCGATCCGTCGAAGGTCAACCATGCGATGGTCGACCTGCAACGACCCGACCCCGACGACCTGACGTGGTTGCGCGAGCGCATCACCGAACACACCGAACTGACCGGTTCGGCGGTCGGGGCATCGGTACTGGCCGACTGGCCGCGCCGGTGCCTGGCCTTCACCAAGGTGATGCCGACCGACTACCGACGAGTTCTCGACGCCGCCCGGATGGCCCGGGCCGAGGGGCGCGACGTCGATTCGGCGATCATGGAGGCGGCTCGTGGCTGA
- the lgt gene encoding prolipoprotein diacylglyceryl transferase, whose translation MTDPTVLAYIPSPSQGVWYLGSFPLRAYALCIIAGIIVAVVWGNRRWQARGGRDGEVLDIAIWAVPFGLVGGRLYHLATDWRTYFGDGPKAPIDALKIWDGGLGIWGAVAFGAVGAWIGARRAGIRLPAWGDAIGPPILLAQAIGRLGNYFNQELYGAHTDLPWGLQIFERVDDNGNVGPGLIDGKSTGTVVDVVQPTFLYELLWNVLVVIVLVVIDRRFRIGHGRLFAGYVAGYCLGRFWIELLREDAATHIFGVRINVFTAAIVFLCAVAYIVLARKGRESETEIYRDGRAPVADEADLIDRDDNDDTVAQAGPADTADNADDDDTVAEGDPPAVVSEPDTGTDDDPEDASSADEDAAPTDTAVSITKDTPTDTASPDVQTTTSTDAPTAPKEPTAASTDEEPRPTP comes from the coding sequence GTGACCGACCCGACCGTCCTGGCCTACATCCCGAGTCCCTCACAAGGCGTCTGGTACCTCGGTTCCTTCCCGCTCCGCGCCTACGCGCTGTGCATCATCGCGGGCATCATCGTCGCGGTCGTGTGGGGCAATCGCCGCTGGCAGGCCCGTGGCGGTCGCGACGGCGAGGTCCTCGACATCGCGATCTGGGCGGTCCCGTTCGGCCTGGTCGGCGGCCGGCTCTATCACCTCGCCACCGACTGGCGAACCTACTTCGGCGACGGTCCCAAGGCGCCGATCGACGCGCTCAAGATCTGGGACGGTGGCCTCGGGATCTGGGGTGCCGTCGCGTTCGGCGCGGTCGGAGCCTGGATCGGCGCCCGCCGCGCGGGGATCAGACTCCCGGCGTGGGGCGACGCCATCGGACCGCCGATCCTGTTGGCGCAGGCCATCGGTCGGCTCGGCAACTACTTCAACCAGGAGCTCTACGGAGCGCACACCGACCTGCCCTGGGGTCTGCAGATCTTCGAGCGAGTGGACGACAACGGCAACGTCGGGCCGGGCCTGATCGACGGCAAGTCCACCGGCACCGTCGTCGACGTCGTGCAGCCGACGTTCCTGTACGAACTGCTCTGGAACGTCCTCGTCGTCATCGTGCTCGTGGTCATCGACCGTCGCTTCCGGATCGGCCACGGACGGCTGTTCGCCGGATACGTCGCGGGCTACTGCCTCGGCCGGTTCTGGATCGAGTTGCTGCGCGAGGATGCGGCCACCCACATCTTCGGGGTCCGCATCAACGTCTTCACCGCGGCCATCGTGTTCCTGTGCGCCGTCGCCTACATCGTGCTGGCGCGCAAGGGGCGCGAGTCGGAGACCGAGATCTACCGTGACGGCCGGGCCCCGGTGGCCGACGAGGCCGATCTCATCGACAGGGACGACAACGACGACACCGTCGCCCAGGCCGGTCCCGCCGACACGGCCGACAACGCAGACGACGACGACACCGTCGCAGAGGGCGATCCGCCGGCGGTCGTGAGCGAGCCCGACACCGGCACCGACGACGACCCCGAAGACGCATCGTCGGCCGACGAGGACGCGGCGCCCACCGACACCGCGGTGTCCATCACGAAGGACACCCCGACCGACACCGCGAGCCCCGACGTGCAGACGACGACGAGCACCGACGCGCCGACCGCGCCCAAAGAGCCGACCGCGGCGAGCACCGACGAGGAACCGCGCCCCACGCCGTAG